In a genomic window of Muntiacus reevesi chromosome 1, mMunRee1.1, whole genome shotgun sequence:
- the SLC6A9 gene encoding sodium- and chloride-dependent glycine transporter 1 isoform X2, protein MVLCPVRPPRRTRTSNGATGATRSRAFMFPYFIMLIFCGIPLFFMELSFGQFASQGCLGVWRISPMFKGVGYGMMVVSTYIGIYYNVVICIAFYYFFSSMTPVLPWTYCNNPWNTPDCMSVLDNPNITNGSQPPALPGNVSQALNQTLKRTSPSEEYWRLYVLKLSDDIGNFGEVRLPLLGCLGVSWVVVFLCLIRGVKSSGKVVYFTATFPYVVLTILFIRGVTLEGAFTGIMYYLTPQWDKILEAKVWGDAASQIFYSLGCAWGGLITMASYNKFHNNCYRDSVIISITNCATSVYAGFVIFSILGFMANHLGVDVSRVADHGPGLAFVAYPEALTLLPIAPLWSLLFFFMLILLGLGTQFCLLETLVTAIVDEVGNEWILQKKTYVTLGVAVAGFLLGIPLTSQAGIYWLLLMDNYAASFSLVIISCIMCVSIMYIYGHQNYFQDIQMMLGFPPPLFFQICWRFVSPAIIFFILIFSVIQYQPITYNQYQYPSWAVAIGFLMALSSVICIPLYALFQFCRTDGDTLLQRLKNATKPSRDWGPALLEHRTGRYAPTIPPSPEDGLEVQPLHPDKAQIPMVGTNGSSRLQDSRI, encoded by the exons ATGGTGCTGTGCCCAGTGAGGCCACCAAGAAGGACCAGAACCTCAAACGGGGCAACTGGGGCAACCAGATCGA GAGCCTTCATGTTCCCCTACTTCATCATGCTCATCTTCTGCGGGATCCCCCTCTTCTTCATGGAACTCTCCTTTGGCCAGTTTGCAAGTCAGGGCTGCCTGGGGGTCTGGAGGATCAGCCCCATGTTCAAAG gtgtGGGCTACGGCATGATGGTGGTGTCCACGTACATCGGCATCTACTACAACGTGGTCATCTGCATCGCCTTCTACTACTTCTTCTCGTCCATGACGCCCGTGCTGCCCTGGACCTACTGCAATAACCCTTGGAACACGCCCGACTGCATGAGCGTGCTGGATAACCCCAACATCACCAACGGCTCGCAGCCTCCTGCCCTGCCTGGAAACGTCTCTCAGGCGCTCAACCAGACCCTCAAGAGGACAAGCCCCAGCGAGGAGTACTGGAG GCTCTACGTGCTGAAGCTGTCGGATGACATCGGAAACTTCGGGGAGGTGCGCCTGCCCCTCCTCGGCTGCCTGGGCGTCTCCTGGGTGGTCGTCTTCCTCTGCCTCATCCGCGGGGTCAAGTCTTCAGGGAAA GTGGTGTACTTTACGGCCACATTCCCCTACGTGGTGCTGACCATCCTGTTCATCCGTGGCGTGACCCTGGAAGGAGCCTTCACGGGCATCATGTACTACCTGACCCCACAGTGGGACAAGATCCTGGAGGCCAAG GTATGGGGGGATGCCGCCTCCCAGATCTTCTACTCGCTGGGCTGTGCGTGGGGCGGTCTCATCACCATGGCTTCCTACAACAAGTTCCACAACAACTGTTACCG AGACAGTGTCATCATCAGCATCACTAACTGTGCCACCAGCGTCTATGCCGGCTTCGTCATCTTCTCCATCCTGGGCTTCATGGCCAACCACCTGGGTGTGGACGTGTCCCGCGTGGCAGACCACGGCCCAGGCCTGGCCTTTGTGGCATACCCAGAGGCCCTCACACTGCTGCCCATCGCCCCACTGTGGTCCCTGCTCTTCTTCTTCATGCTCATCCTGCTGGGGCTGGGCACTCAG TTTTGCCTCCTAGAGACGTTGGTCACAGCCATTGTGGATGAGGTAGGGAATGAGTGGATCCTGCAGAAAAAGACTTACGTGACCTTGGGCGTGGCTGTGGCTGGCTTCCTTCTGGGCATCCCTCTCACCAGCCAA GCAGGCATCTACTGGCTGCTGCTGATGGACAACTACGCGGCCAGCTTCTCCTTGGTCATCATCTCCTGTATCATGTGCGTGTCCATCATGTACATTTACG GGCACCAGAACTACTTCCAGGACATCCAGATGATGCTGGGGTTCCCACCGCCCCTCTTCTTCCAGATCTGCTGGCGCTTCGTCTCACCAGCTATCATCTTT TTCATTCTCATCTTCTCGGTGATCCAGTACCAGCCAATTACCTACAACCAATACCAGTATCCAAGCTGGGCCGTGGCCATTGGCTTCCTCATGGCTCTGTCCTCTGTCATTTGCATTCCACTCTACGCCCTGTTCCAGTTCTGCAGAACAGATGGGgacaccctcctccag CGTTTGAAAAATGCAACAAAGCCAAGCAGAGACTGGGGTCCCGCCCTCCTGGAGCACCGAACAGGGCGCTACGCCCCCACCATTCCACCCTCCCCTGAAGACGGGCTTGAGGTCCAGCCGCTGCACCCGGACAAGGCCCAGATTCCCATGGTGGGCACTAATGGCTCCAGCCGCCTGCAGGACTCCCGGATATGA
- the CCDC24 gene encoding coiled-coil domain-containing protein 24 isoform X2, translating into MPGDSPSLWELVEEHVPLPERPEVKRILGETTVDLSLELRAEVVMLRSLLQEARSIQSPGSRPTSDLSSLLAPPPLVRDLVRQELRQLLQGLRRKAICEGRDQTQAWVQYSPRVLRFALEEPRHDLPEQEMFQMRAGEPSCPRDLSVIKDQLNVSHIDQAAGHLRALLEEECRTLEREIPILQRCLEDEYTGAPRPSEASLEPTLAELKEQKAAMQQELQAPLRPPCVSPNHRPQPLGSSSQGPGPLSCLHGAAGVWARPLQCCLPAPPLERCPKPRSLASTCRWGRKIQFSPGKRPASTPMSSAATQAPT; encoded by the exons ATGCCTGGGGACTCCCCGTCGCTGTGGGAACTGGTGGAAGAGCACGTTCCGCTCCCGGAGCGGCCCGAAGTGAAGAGGATTCTAGGGGAGACGACGGTGGATCTGAGCCTGGAGCTACGGGCAGAG GTGGTGATGTTACGATCATTGCTCCAAGAGGCTCGATCTATCCAATCCCCTGGATCGCGCCCCACCTCTGACCTCTCCTCCCTTCTGGCACCACCGCCCCTTGTAAGAGATCTCGTTCGCCAGGAACTGCGGCAGCTCCTCCAAGGTCTCCGCCGGAAGGCCATCTGTGAGGGCAG GGACCAGACCCAGGCTTGGGTCCAGTATAGTCCCAGGGTCCTGCGCTTTGCCTTGGAGGAGCCCAGGCATGATTTGCCAGAACAGGAGATGTTCCAGATGAGAGCTGGTGAACCCAG CTGTCCCCGGGACCTCAGTGTCATCAAGGACCAGCTGAACGTGTCCCACATTGACCAGGCTGCTGGACACCTGCG GGCCCTCCTGGAGGAAGAGTGCCGCACGCTGGAGAGGGAGATTCCCATCCTGCAG CGCTGCCTGGAAGACGAATATACAGGGGCCCCTCGGCCCTCTGAGGCAAGCCTAGAGCCCACCCTGGCAG AGCTAAAGGAACAGAAGGCAGCCATGCAACAGGAGCTGCAGGCACCCCTGAGGCCTCCCTGTGTCTCCCCCAACCACAG GCCACAGCCCTTGGGGTCCTCCAGCCAGGGCCCTGGACCTCTGTCTTGCCTCCACGGGGCTGCTGGAGTTTGGGCCAGGCCTCTCCAGTGCTGCCTGCCTGCTCCTCCTCTGGAGCGCTGCCCCAAACCTCGCAGCCTGGCCTCCACCTGCCGCTGGGGACGGAAGATTCAGTTCAGCCCTGGGAAAAGGCCAGCTTCTACTCCGATGTCTAGTGCAGCGACCCAGGCCCCAACCTGA
- the SLC6A9 gene encoding sodium- and chloride-dependent glycine transporter 1 isoform X1, giving the protein MVGKGAKGMLNGAVPSEATKKDQNLKRGNWGNQIEFVLTSVGYAVGLGNVWRFPYLCYRNGGGAFMFPYFIMLIFCGIPLFFMELSFGQFASQGCLGVWRISPMFKGVGYGMMVVSTYIGIYYNVVICIAFYYFFSSMTPVLPWTYCNNPWNTPDCMSVLDNPNITNGSQPPALPGNVSQALNQTLKRTSPSEEYWRLYVLKLSDDIGNFGEVRLPLLGCLGVSWVVVFLCLIRGVKSSGKVVYFTATFPYVVLTILFIRGVTLEGAFTGIMYYLTPQWDKILEAKVWGDAASQIFYSLGCAWGGLITMASYNKFHNNCYRDSVIISITNCATSVYAGFVIFSILGFMANHLGVDVSRVADHGPGLAFVAYPEALTLLPIAPLWSLLFFFMLILLGLGTQFCLLETLVTAIVDEVGNEWILQKKTYVTLGVAVAGFLLGIPLTSQAGIYWLLLMDNYAASFSLVIISCIMCVSIMYIYGHQNYFQDIQMMLGFPPPLFFQICWRFVSPAIIFFILIFSVIQYQPITYNQYQYPSWAVAIGFLMALSSVICIPLYALFQFCRTDGDTLLQRLKNATKPSRDWGPALLEHRTGRYAPTIPPSPEDGLEVQPLHPDKAQIPMVGTNGSSRLQDSRI; this is encoded by the exons ATGGTAGGAAAAGGTGCCAAAGGGATGCTG AATGGTGCTGTGCCCAGTGAGGCCACCAAGAAGGACCAGAACCTCAAACGGGGCAACTGGGGCAACCAGATCGAGTTTGTACTGACGAGCGTGGGCTATGCCGTGGGCCTGGGCAATGTCTGGCGCTTCCCATACCTCTGCTATCGCAACGGGGGAG GAGCCTTCATGTTCCCCTACTTCATCATGCTCATCTTCTGCGGGATCCCCCTCTTCTTCATGGAACTCTCCTTTGGCCAGTTTGCAAGTCAGGGCTGCCTGGGGGTCTGGAGGATCAGCCCCATGTTCAAAG gtgtGGGCTACGGCATGATGGTGGTGTCCACGTACATCGGCATCTACTACAACGTGGTCATCTGCATCGCCTTCTACTACTTCTTCTCGTCCATGACGCCCGTGCTGCCCTGGACCTACTGCAATAACCCTTGGAACACGCCCGACTGCATGAGCGTGCTGGATAACCCCAACATCACCAACGGCTCGCAGCCTCCTGCCCTGCCTGGAAACGTCTCTCAGGCGCTCAACCAGACCCTCAAGAGGACAAGCCCCAGCGAGGAGTACTGGAG GCTCTACGTGCTGAAGCTGTCGGATGACATCGGAAACTTCGGGGAGGTGCGCCTGCCCCTCCTCGGCTGCCTGGGCGTCTCCTGGGTGGTCGTCTTCCTCTGCCTCATCCGCGGGGTCAAGTCTTCAGGGAAA GTGGTGTACTTTACGGCCACATTCCCCTACGTGGTGCTGACCATCCTGTTCATCCGTGGCGTGACCCTGGAAGGAGCCTTCACGGGCATCATGTACTACCTGACCCCACAGTGGGACAAGATCCTGGAGGCCAAG GTATGGGGGGATGCCGCCTCCCAGATCTTCTACTCGCTGGGCTGTGCGTGGGGCGGTCTCATCACCATGGCTTCCTACAACAAGTTCCACAACAACTGTTACCG AGACAGTGTCATCATCAGCATCACTAACTGTGCCACCAGCGTCTATGCCGGCTTCGTCATCTTCTCCATCCTGGGCTTCATGGCCAACCACCTGGGTGTGGACGTGTCCCGCGTGGCAGACCACGGCCCAGGCCTGGCCTTTGTGGCATACCCAGAGGCCCTCACACTGCTGCCCATCGCCCCACTGTGGTCCCTGCTCTTCTTCTTCATGCTCATCCTGCTGGGGCTGGGCACTCAG TTTTGCCTCCTAGAGACGTTGGTCACAGCCATTGTGGATGAGGTAGGGAATGAGTGGATCCTGCAGAAAAAGACTTACGTGACCTTGGGCGTGGCTGTGGCTGGCTTCCTTCTGGGCATCCCTCTCACCAGCCAA GCAGGCATCTACTGGCTGCTGCTGATGGACAACTACGCGGCCAGCTTCTCCTTGGTCATCATCTCCTGTATCATGTGCGTGTCCATCATGTACATTTACG GGCACCAGAACTACTTCCAGGACATCCAGATGATGCTGGGGTTCCCACCGCCCCTCTTCTTCCAGATCTGCTGGCGCTTCGTCTCACCAGCTATCATCTTT TTCATTCTCATCTTCTCGGTGATCCAGTACCAGCCAATTACCTACAACCAATACCAGTATCCAAGCTGGGCCGTGGCCATTGGCTTCCTCATGGCTCTGTCCTCTGTCATTTGCATTCCACTCTACGCCCTGTTCCAGTTCTGCAGAACAGATGGGgacaccctcctccag CGTTTGAAAAATGCAACAAAGCCAAGCAGAGACTGGGGTCCCGCCCTCCTGGAGCACCGAACAGGGCGCTACGCCCCCACCATTCCACCCTCCCCTGAAGACGGGCTTGAGGTCCAGCCGCTGCACCCGGACAAGGCCCAGATTCCCATGGTGGGCACTAATGGCTCCAGCCGCCTGCAGGACTCCCGGATATGA
- the CCDC24 gene encoding coiled-coil domain-containing protein 24 isoform X3 has translation MFQMRAGEPSSCPRDLSVIKDQLNVSHIDQAAGHLRALLEEECRTLEREIPILQRCLEDEYTGAPRPSEASLEPTLAELKEQKAAMQQELQAPLRPPCVSPNHRPQPLGSSSQGPGPLSCLHGAAGVWARPLQCCLPAPPLERCPKPRSLASTCRWGRKIQFSPGKRPASTPMSSAATQAPT, from the exons ATGTTCCAGATGAGAGCTGGTGAACCCAG CAGCTGTCCCCGGGACCTCAGTGTCATCAAGGACCAGCTGAACGTGTCCCACATTGACCAGGCTGCTGGACACCTGCG GGCCCTCCTGGAGGAAGAGTGCCGCACGCTGGAGAGGGAGATTCCCATCCTGCAG CGCTGCCTGGAAGACGAATATACAGGGGCCCCTCGGCCCTCTGAGGCAAGCCTAGAGCCCACCCTGGCAG AGCTAAAGGAACAGAAGGCAGCCATGCAACAGGAGCTGCAGGCACCCCTGAGGCCTCCCTGTGTCTCCCCCAACCACAG GCCACAGCCCTTGGGGTCCTCCAGCCAGGGCCCTGGACCTCTGTCTTGCCTCCACGGGGCTGCTGGAGTTTGGGCCAGGCCTCTCCAGTGCTGCCTGCCTGCTCCTCCTCTGGAGCGCTGCCCCAAACCTCGCAGCCTGGCCTCCACCTGCCGCTGGGGACGGAAGATTCAGTTCAGCCCTGGGAAAAGGCCAGCTTCTACTCCGATGTCTAGTGCAGCGACCCAGGCCCCAACCTGA
- the CCDC24 gene encoding coiled-coil domain-containing protein 24 isoform X4, translated as MPGDSPSLWELVEEHVPLPERPEVKRILGETTVDLSLELRAEVVMLRSLLQEARSIQSPGSRPTSDLSSLLAPPPLVRDLVRQELRQLLQGLRRKAICEGRDQTQAWVQYSPRVLRFALEEPRHDLPEQEMFQMRAGEPSSCPRDLSVIKDQLNVSHIDQAAGHLRALLEEECRTLEREIPILQRCLEDEYTGAPRPSEASLEPTLAELKEQKAAMQQELQAPLRPPCVSPNHSPWGPPARALDLCLASTGLLEFGPGLSSAACLLLLWSAAPNLAAWPPPAAGDGRFSSALGKGQLLLRCLVQRPRPQPEGLLRKEASASVGTHPVYYCPLSAARAQPTSDLV; from the exons ATGCCTGGGGACTCCCCGTCGCTGTGGGAACTGGTGGAAGAGCACGTTCCGCTCCCGGAGCGGCCCGAAGTGAAGAGGATTCTAGGGGAGACGACGGTGGATCTGAGCCTGGAGCTACGGGCAGAG GTGGTGATGTTACGATCATTGCTCCAAGAGGCTCGATCTATCCAATCCCCTGGATCGCGCCCCACCTCTGACCTCTCCTCCCTTCTGGCACCACCGCCCCTTGTAAGAGATCTCGTTCGCCAGGAACTGCGGCAGCTCCTCCAAGGTCTCCGCCGGAAGGCCATCTGTGAGGGCAG GGACCAGACCCAGGCTTGGGTCCAGTATAGTCCCAGGGTCCTGCGCTTTGCCTTGGAGGAGCCCAGGCATGATTTGCCAGAACAGGAGATGTTCCAGATGAGAGCTGGTGAACCCAG CAGCTGTCCCCGGGACCTCAGTGTCATCAAGGACCAGCTGAACGTGTCCCACATTGACCAGGCTGCTGGACACCTGCG GGCCCTCCTGGAGGAAGAGTGCCGCACGCTGGAGAGGGAGATTCCCATCCTGCAG CGCTGCCTGGAAGACGAATATACAGGGGCCCCTCGGCCCTCTGAGGCAAGCCTAGAGCCCACCCTGGCAG AGCTAAAGGAACAGAAGGCAGCCATGCAACAGGAGCTGCAGGCACCCCTGAGGCCTCCCTGTGTCTCCCCCAACCACAG CCCTTGGGGTCCTCCAGCCAGGGCCCTGGACCTCTGTCTTGCCTCCACGGGGCTGCTGGAGTTTGGGCCAGGCCTCTCCAGTGCTGCCTGCCTGCTCCTCCTCTGGAGCGCTGCCCCAAACCTCGCAGCCTGGCCTCCACCTGCCGCTGGGGACGGAAGATTCAGTTCAGCCCTGGGAAAAGGCCAGCTTCTACTCCGATGTCTAGTGCAGCGACCCAGGCCCCAACCTGAAGGGCTGCTCAGGAAGGAGGCTTCAGCTTCGGTTGGCACGCATCCAGTCTACTACTGCCCCCTTTCAGCTGCCAGGGCCCAGCCCACTTCAGATCTAGTCTAG
- the CCDC24 gene encoding coiled-coil domain-containing protein 24 isoform X1 has protein sequence MPGDSPSLWELVEEHVPLPERPEVKRILGETTVDLSLELRAEVVMLRSLLQEARSIQSPGSRPTSDLSSLLAPPPLVRDLVRQELRQLLQGLRRKAICEGRDQTQAWVQYSPRVLRFALEEPRHDLPEQEMFQMRAGEPSSCPRDLSVIKDQLNVSHIDQAAGHLRALLEEECRTLEREIPILQRCLEDEYTGAPRPSEASLEPTLAELKEQKAAMQQELQAPLRPPCVSPNHRPQPLGSSSQGPGPLSCLHGAAGVWARPLQCCLPAPPLERCPKPRSLASTCRWGRKIQFSPGKRPASTPMSSAATQAPT, from the exons ATGCCTGGGGACTCCCCGTCGCTGTGGGAACTGGTGGAAGAGCACGTTCCGCTCCCGGAGCGGCCCGAAGTGAAGAGGATTCTAGGGGAGACGACGGTGGATCTGAGCCTGGAGCTACGGGCAGAG GTGGTGATGTTACGATCATTGCTCCAAGAGGCTCGATCTATCCAATCCCCTGGATCGCGCCCCACCTCTGACCTCTCCTCCCTTCTGGCACCACCGCCCCTTGTAAGAGATCTCGTTCGCCAGGAACTGCGGCAGCTCCTCCAAGGTCTCCGCCGGAAGGCCATCTGTGAGGGCAG GGACCAGACCCAGGCTTGGGTCCAGTATAGTCCCAGGGTCCTGCGCTTTGCCTTGGAGGAGCCCAGGCATGATTTGCCAGAACAGGAGATGTTCCAGATGAGAGCTGGTGAACCCAG CAGCTGTCCCCGGGACCTCAGTGTCATCAAGGACCAGCTGAACGTGTCCCACATTGACCAGGCTGCTGGACACCTGCG GGCCCTCCTGGAGGAAGAGTGCCGCACGCTGGAGAGGGAGATTCCCATCCTGCAG CGCTGCCTGGAAGACGAATATACAGGGGCCCCTCGGCCCTCTGAGGCAAGCCTAGAGCCCACCCTGGCAG AGCTAAAGGAACAGAAGGCAGCCATGCAACAGGAGCTGCAGGCACCCCTGAGGCCTCCCTGTGTCTCCCCCAACCACAG GCCACAGCCCTTGGGGTCCTCCAGCCAGGGCCCTGGACCTCTGTCTTGCCTCCACGGGGCTGCTGGAGTTTGGGCCAGGCCTCTCCAGTGCTGCCTGCCTGCTCCTCCTCTGGAGCGCTGCCCCAAACCTCGCAGCCTGGCCTCCACCTGCCGCTGGGGACGGAAGATTCAGTTCAGCCCTGGGAAAAGGCCAGCTTCTACTCCGATGTCTAGTGCAGCGACCCAGGCCCCAACCTGA